The following are encoded together in the Bos mutus isolate GX-2022 chromosome 3, NWIPB_WYAK_1.1, whole genome shotgun sequence genome:
- the VANGL2 gene encoding vang-like protein 2 has protein sequence MDTESQYSGYSYKSGHSRSSRKHRDRRDRHRSKSRDGSRGDKSVTIQAPGEPLLDNESTRGDERDDNWGETTTVVTGTSEHSISHDDLTRIAKDMEDSVPLDCSRHLGVAAGATLALLSFLTPLAFLLLPPLLWREELEPCGTACEGLFISVAFKLLILLLGSWALFFRRPKASLPRVFVLRALLMVLVFLLVVSYWLFYGVRILDARERSYQGVVQFAVSLVDALLFVHYLAVVLLELRQLQPQFTLKVVRSTDGASRFYNVGHLSIQRVAVWILEKYYHDFPVYNPALLNLPKSVLAKKVSGFKVYSLGEENSTNNSTGQSRAVIAAAARRRDNSHNEYYYEEAEHERRVRKRRARLVVAVEEAFTHIKRLQEEEQKNPREVMDPREAAQAIFASMARAMQKYLRTTKQQPYHTMESILQHLEFCITHDMTPKAFLERYLAAGPTIQYHKERWLAKQWTLVSEEPVTNGLKDGIVFLLKRQDFSLVVSTKKVPFFKLSEEFVDPKSHKFVMRLQSETSV, from the exons ATGGACACCGAGTCCCAGTACTCGGGCTACTCCTACAAGTCTGGCCACTCCCGCAGCTCCCGCAAGCacag GGACCGCCGGGACCGACACCGCTCTAAGAGCCGAGACGGAAGCCGGGGGGACAAGTCGGTGACGATCCAGGCTCCAGGGGAGCCCCTGCTGGACAATGAGTCCACGAGAGGGGATGAGCGG GATGACAACTGGGGGGAGACGACCACAGTGGTAACCGGCACCTCGGAGCACAGCATCTCCCACGATGACCTCACGCGAATCGCCAAGGACATGGAAGACAGCGTCCCTCTGGACTGCTCCCGGCACCTGGGTGTGGCGGCGGGGGCTACGCTGGCCCTGCTCTCTTTCCTCACGCCTCTGGCTTTCCTGCTGCTGCCCCCACTGCTGTGGCGGGAGGAGCTGGAGCCGTGCGGGACGGCCTGCGAAGGCCTCTTCATCTCCGTGGCCTTCAAGCTGCTCATCCTGCTGCTGGGCAGCTGGGCCCTGTTCTTCCGCCGGCCCAAGGCCTCTCTGCCCCGCGTCTTCGTGCTGCGCGCCCTGCTCATGGTGCTCGTCTTCCTGCTCGTCGTGTCCTACTGGCTCTTCTACGGTGTTCGCATTCTGGACGCCCGCGAGCGCAGCTACCAGGGCGTGGTGCAGTTTGCCGTGTCCCTGGTGGATGCCCTGCTCTTTGTGCACTACCTGGCCGTGGTCCTGCTGGAGCTGCGCCAGCTCCAGCCGCAGTTCACGCTCAAGGTCGTGCGCTCCACCGACGGGGCCAGCCGCTTCTACAACGTGGGCCATCTCAG CATCCAGCGTGTGGCAGTGTGGATCCTGGAGAAGTATTACCATGACTTCCCTGTCTACAACCCTGCCCTCCTCAACCTGCCCAAGTCCGTCCTGGCCAAGAAAGTGTCTGGCTTCAAGGTGTATTCCCTCGGAGAGG AAAACAGTACCAACAACTCCACGGGTCAGTCCCGAGCTGTGATCGCAGCGGCGGCCCGCAGGCGGGACAACAGCCACAATGAGTACTACTACGAGGAGGCCGAGCATGAGCGGAGGGTGCGCAAGCGGAGGGCCAG GCTTGTGGTGGCAGTGGAGGAGGCCTTCACTCACATTAAGCGGCTGCAGGAAGAGGAGCAGAAGAACCCCAGGGAGGTGATGGACCCCCGGGAGGCGGCCCAGGCCATCTTTGCATCCATGGCCCGTGCCATGCAGAAGTACCTTCGCACGACCAAGCAGCAGCCTTACCACACCATGGAGAGCATCCTACAGCACCTTGAGTTCTGCATCACACACGACATGACGCCCAAG GCCTTCCTGGAGCGGTACCTGGCGGCTGGACCCACCATCCAGTATCACAAGGAACGCTGGCTGGCCAAACAGTGGACACTTGTGAGCGAGGAGCCGGTAACCAATGGGCTCAAGGATGGCATTGTTTTCCTCTTGAAACGCCAGGACTTCAGCCTGGTGGTCAGCACCAAGAAGGTCCCATTCTTCAAACTCTCCGAGGAATTTGTGGACCCCAAGTCGCACAAGTTTGTCATGAGGCTGCAGTCCGAGACCTCAGTGTGA